One window of the Solanum stenotomum isolate F172 chromosome 11, ASM1918654v1, whole genome shotgun sequence genome contains the following:
- the LOC125843815 gene encoding AP-2 complex subunit alpha-1-like isoform X2: MRGLSVFISSIRNCQNKELERLCVDKELGNLRTRFKNEKGLTPYEKKKYVWKMLYIHMLGYDVDFGHMEAVSLISAPKYPEKQVGYIVTSCLLNENHDFLRLAINTVRNDIVGRNETFQCLALTLVGNIGGREFAESLAPDVQKLLISSSCRPLVRKKAALCLVRLFRKNPDVMNVDSWSDRMAQLLDERDLGVVTSSMSLLVALVSNNHEEYWSCLPKCVKVLERLSRNQDVPQEYTYYGIPSPWLQVKAMRALQYFPTIEDPDTRRSLFEVLQRILMGTDVVKNVNKNNASHAVLFEALALVMHLDAEKEMMSQCVALLGKFIAVREPNIRYLGLENMTRMLMVTDVQEIIKRHQAQIITSLKDPDISIRRRALDLLYGMCDVSNAKDIVEELLQYLSTAEFVMREELSLKIAILAEKFAPDLSWYVDVVLQLIDKAGDFVSDDIWFRVVQFVTNNEDLQPYAALKAREYLDKPAIHETMVKVSAYILGEYSHLLARRPGCSPKEIFSIIHEKLPTVTTSTIPILLSTYAKILMHTQPPDPELQNQIWAIFRKYEGCIDVEIQQRAVEYFELSKKGAALMDILSEMPKFPERQSSLIKKAEDTETDTADQSAIKLRAQQQNSNALVVTDQHHANGTPPVSQLGPVKVPSMSNVDCDSVDQREAQSNGTLTVVDPQPPSSASPDLLGDLLSPLAIDGPQPAENQSNHSLSAGVEGAAIAEEALALAPIEEQMNTVQPIGSIAERFHALCFKDSGVLYEDPYIQIGTKADWRAHHGQLVLFLGNKNTAPLASVQAVILSPSHLRMELSLVPETIPPRAQVQCPLEVVNLRPSRDVAVLDFSYKFGTHLVNVKLRLPAVLNKFFQPITVSAEEFFPQWRSLSGPPLKLQEVVRGVKPMALLEMANLFNSFQLVVCPGLDPNPNNLVASTTFYSESTRAMLCLVRIETDPADRTQLRMTVASGDPALTFELKEFVKEQLVSIPTAPWAAAPPVPPQPQPTSPPPASDPGALLAGLL, translated from the exons GGTCTGACGCCatatgaaaagaagaaatatgtcTGGAAAATGCTGTATATTCATATGCTTGGTTATGATGTGGACTTTGGTCACATGGAAGCTGTATCTCTGATTTCTGCTCCAAAGTATCCTGAGAAGCAG GTTGGATATATAGTGACATCATGTTTGCTCAATGAGAATCATGATTTTTTGAGATTAGCAATTAATACAGTACGCAATGACATAGTCGGACGCAATGAGACTTTCCAGTGTCTAGCGTTGACATTG GTTGGAAATATCGGGGGGAGGGAATTTGCAGAATCTCTAGCTCCTGATGTTCAAAAGTTACTT ATATCAAGCAGTTGTAGGCCACTGGTGAGGAAGAAGGCTGCACTATGTCTCGTACGtctttttaggaaaaatccTGATGTCATGAATGTAGATAGCTG GTCAGATCGGATGGCACAACTGCTAGATGAACGAGATTTAGGTGTTGTGACATCTTCCATGAGCCTTCTAGTTGCATTAGTGTCAAATAACCACGAAGAATATTGGAGTTGTCTTCCCAAATGTGTTAAAGTATTGGAAAGGCTTTCAAGGAACCAAGATGTACCACAAGAATATACCTACTATGGGATCCCATCTCCATGGCTGCAG GTAAAGGCTATGAGGGCTCTACAATATTTTCCTACTATTGAGGATCCAGATACTAGAAGATCATTGTTTGAG GTTTTGCAACGGATATTGATGGGAACCGATGTGGTGAAAAATGTGAACAAGAACAATGCGTCACATGCTGTCCTCTTTGAAGCGCTTGCTCTT GTCATGCATCTTGATGCCGAAAAAGAGATGATGTCTCAGTGTGTTGCATTGCTTGGGAAATTCATTGCTGTACGTGAGCCAAATATTCGATATCTTGGTTTG GAAAATATGACTCGGATGTTGATGGTTACAGATGTACAGGAAATCATTAAAAGACATCAAGCACAGATTATTACCTCACTGAAGGATCCTGATATCAG TATAAGGAGACGTGCGCTTGATTTACTATATGGAATGTGTGATGTTTCAAATGCAAAAGACATAGTGGAAGAACTGTTGCAG TATCTTAGTACGGCAGAGTTTGTGATGCGTGAAGAACTGTCACTCAAAATTGCAATTCTTGCAGAGAAATTTGCTCCTGATTTGTCGTG GTATGTAGATGTCGTCCTTCAATTAATTGACAAGGCTGGTGATTTTGTCAGTGATGACATTTGGTTCCGTGTTGTGCAATTTGTTACAAACAATGAAGATCTACAG CCTTATGCAGCTTTGAAGGCCAGAGAATATCTTGATAAGCCCGCCATTCATGAAACAATGGTCAAG GTCAGTGCATATATCCTTGGAGAATACAGCCATCTTCTGGCAAGAAGGCCTGGGTGTAGTCCAAAGGAAATCTTTAGTATCATTCATGAGAAGCTCCCTACTGTTAC GACTTCAACAATTCCTATTCTTCTGTCAACATATGCTAAGATCTTGATGCATACACAGCCACCAGATCCGGAGCTACAGAATCAGATTTGGGCAATATTCAGGAA GTATGAAGGCTGCATCGATGTAGAGATACAGCAACGGGCTGTGGAAtactttgagttgagtaagaaaGGTGCAGCTTTAATGGACATCTTATCTGAAATGCCAAAGTTCCCTGAGCGACAG TCGTCACTGATAAAAAAGGCTGAGGATACTGAGACTGATACCGCTGACCAAAGTGCAATCAAGTTGCGTGCACAACAGCAAAATTCTAATGCTTTAGTAGTGACAGACCAACACCATGCTAATGGAACTCCACCAGTCAGCCAGTTAGGTCCAGTAAAAGTTCCAAGCATGAGCAATGTG GATTGTGACTCAGTGGATCAAAGGGAGGCTCAGTCAAATGGAACTTTGACCGTTGTGGATCCTCAACCCCCTTCAAGCGCTTCGCCTGATCTCCTGGGTGATCTTTTAAGTCCTCTGGCTATTGACGGCCCTCAGCCTGCTGAGAACCAATCTAACCATAGTTTGAGTGCTGGTGTTGAAGGTGCTGCAATTGCGGAGGAGGCTCTAGCACTTGCACCTATTGAAGAACAGATGAACACCGTTCAG CCAATAGGAAGCATTGCAGAAAGGTTTCATGCCTTGTGCTTTAAAGATAGTGGTGTACTATATGAGGATCCATACATTCAG ATTGGCACAAAAGCAGATTGGCGGGCACATCATGGACAACTTGTCCTGTTCTTGGGAAATAAGAATACGGCTCCACTTGCTTCAGTGCAGGCTGTAATATTGTCTCCATCTCATTTGAGGATGGAACTATCATTAGTACCTGAGACTATTCCACCACGTGCGCAG GTTCAATGCCCACTTGAAGTTGTTAACCTACGTCCAAGTAGGGATGTCGCTGTTCTTGACTTCTCATATAAGTTCGGAACTCATTTG GTTAATGTTAAACTTCGCCTCCCTGCTGTCTTGAATAAGTTTTTCCAGCCTATCACAGTATCTGCAGAAGAATTTTTCCCACAATGGAGATCACTATCTGGGCCACCATTGAAGCTCCAAGAAGTG GTTAGAGGTGTAAAACCAATGGCACTTCTTGAAATGGCAAACTTGTTCAATAGTTTCCAGTTGGTTGTGTGTCCTGGACTT GATCCAAATCCAAATAATTTGGTTGCTAGCACAACTTTCTATTCAGAAAGTACGCGAGCCATGTTGTGTTTG GTAAGAATAGAAACGGATCCAGCTGATAGAACTCAACTGCGTATGACAGTTGCTTCTGGAGATCCTGCACTGACATTCGA GCTGAAGGAGTTCGTTAAGGAACAATTGGTTAGTATCCCTACAGCTCCTTGGGCAGCTGCACCACCCGTACCTCCACAACCTCAGCCAACCAGTCCACCACCAGCATCAGATCCTGGAGCATTGCTTGCTGGTTTGCTATAA
- the LOC125843815 gene encoding AP-2 complex subunit alpha-1-like isoform X1 has product MALSGMRGLSVFISDVRNCQNKELERFRVDKELGNIRTRFKNEKGLTPYEKKKYVWKMLYIHMLGYDVDFGHMEAVSLISAPKYPEKQVGYIVTSCLLNENHDFLRLAINTVRNDIVGRNETFQCLALTLVGNIGGREFAESLAPDVQKLLISSSCRPLVRKKAALCLVRLFRKNPDVMNVDSWSDRMAQLLDERDLGVVTSSMSLLVALVSNNHEEYWSCLPKCVKVLERLSRNQDVPQEYTYYGIPSPWLQVKAMRALQYFPTIEDPDTRRSLFEVLQRILMGTDVVKNVNKNNASHAVLFEALALVMHLDAEKEMMSQCVALLGKFIAVREPNIRYLGLENMTRMLMVTDVQEIIKRHQAQIITSLKDPDISIRRRALDLLYGMCDVSNAKDIVEELLQYLSTAEFVMREELSLKIAILAEKFAPDLSWYVDVVLQLIDKAGDFVSDDIWFRVVQFVTNNEDLQPYAALKAREYLDKPAIHETMVKVSAYILGEYSHLLARRPGCSPKEIFSIIHEKLPTVTTSTIPILLSTYAKILMHTQPPDPELQNQIWAIFRKYEGCIDVEIQQRAVEYFELSKKGAALMDILSEMPKFPERQSSLIKKAEDTETDTADQSAIKLRAQQQNSNALVVTDQHHANGTPPVSQLGPVKVPSMSNVDCDSVDQREAQSNGTLTVVDPQPPSSASPDLLGDLLSPLAIDGPQPAENQSNHSLSAGVEGAAIAEEALALAPIEEQMNTVQPIGSIAERFHALCFKDSGVLYEDPYIQIGTKADWRAHHGQLVLFLGNKNTAPLASVQAVILSPSHLRMELSLVPETIPPRAQVQCPLEVVNLRPSRDVAVLDFSYKFGTHLVNVKLRLPAVLNKFFQPITVSAEEFFPQWRSLSGPPLKLQEVVRGVKPMALLEMANLFNSFQLVVCPGLDPNPNNLVASTTFYSESTRAMLCLVRIETDPADRTQLRMTVASGDPALTFELKEFVKEQLVSIPTAPWAAAPPVPPQPQPTSPPPASDPGALLAGLL; this is encoded by the exons GGTCTGACGCCatatgaaaagaagaaatatgtcTGGAAAATGCTGTATATTCATATGCTTGGTTATGATGTGGACTTTGGTCACATGGAAGCTGTATCTCTGATTTCTGCTCCAAAGTATCCTGAGAAGCAG GTTGGATATATAGTGACATCATGTTTGCTCAATGAGAATCATGATTTTTTGAGATTAGCAATTAATACAGTACGCAATGACATAGTCGGACGCAATGAGACTTTCCAGTGTCTAGCGTTGACATTG GTTGGAAATATCGGGGGGAGGGAATTTGCAGAATCTCTAGCTCCTGATGTTCAAAAGTTACTT ATATCAAGCAGTTGTAGGCCACTGGTGAGGAAGAAGGCTGCACTATGTCTCGTACGtctttttaggaaaaatccTGATGTCATGAATGTAGATAGCTG GTCAGATCGGATGGCACAACTGCTAGATGAACGAGATTTAGGTGTTGTGACATCTTCCATGAGCCTTCTAGTTGCATTAGTGTCAAATAACCACGAAGAATATTGGAGTTGTCTTCCCAAATGTGTTAAAGTATTGGAAAGGCTTTCAAGGAACCAAGATGTACCACAAGAATATACCTACTATGGGATCCCATCTCCATGGCTGCAG GTAAAGGCTATGAGGGCTCTACAATATTTTCCTACTATTGAGGATCCAGATACTAGAAGATCATTGTTTGAG GTTTTGCAACGGATATTGATGGGAACCGATGTGGTGAAAAATGTGAACAAGAACAATGCGTCACATGCTGTCCTCTTTGAAGCGCTTGCTCTT GTCATGCATCTTGATGCCGAAAAAGAGATGATGTCTCAGTGTGTTGCATTGCTTGGGAAATTCATTGCTGTACGTGAGCCAAATATTCGATATCTTGGTTTG GAAAATATGACTCGGATGTTGATGGTTACAGATGTACAGGAAATCATTAAAAGACATCAAGCACAGATTATTACCTCACTGAAGGATCCTGATATCAG TATAAGGAGACGTGCGCTTGATTTACTATATGGAATGTGTGATGTTTCAAATGCAAAAGACATAGTGGAAGAACTGTTGCAG TATCTTAGTACGGCAGAGTTTGTGATGCGTGAAGAACTGTCACTCAAAATTGCAATTCTTGCAGAGAAATTTGCTCCTGATTTGTCGTG GTATGTAGATGTCGTCCTTCAATTAATTGACAAGGCTGGTGATTTTGTCAGTGATGACATTTGGTTCCGTGTTGTGCAATTTGTTACAAACAATGAAGATCTACAG CCTTATGCAGCTTTGAAGGCCAGAGAATATCTTGATAAGCCCGCCATTCATGAAACAATGGTCAAG GTCAGTGCATATATCCTTGGAGAATACAGCCATCTTCTGGCAAGAAGGCCTGGGTGTAGTCCAAAGGAAATCTTTAGTATCATTCATGAGAAGCTCCCTACTGTTAC GACTTCAACAATTCCTATTCTTCTGTCAACATATGCTAAGATCTTGATGCATACACAGCCACCAGATCCGGAGCTACAGAATCAGATTTGGGCAATATTCAGGAA GTATGAAGGCTGCATCGATGTAGAGATACAGCAACGGGCTGTGGAAtactttgagttgagtaagaaaGGTGCAGCTTTAATGGACATCTTATCTGAAATGCCAAAGTTCCCTGAGCGACAG TCGTCACTGATAAAAAAGGCTGAGGATACTGAGACTGATACCGCTGACCAAAGTGCAATCAAGTTGCGTGCACAACAGCAAAATTCTAATGCTTTAGTAGTGACAGACCAACACCATGCTAATGGAACTCCACCAGTCAGCCAGTTAGGTCCAGTAAAAGTTCCAAGCATGAGCAATGTG GATTGTGACTCAGTGGATCAAAGGGAGGCTCAGTCAAATGGAACTTTGACCGTTGTGGATCCTCAACCCCCTTCAAGCGCTTCGCCTGATCTCCTGGGTGATCTTTTAAGTCCTCTGGCTATTGACGGCCCTCAGCCTGCTGAGAACCAATCTAACCATAGTTTGAGTGCTGGTGTTGAAGGTGCTGCAATTGCGGAGGAGGCTCTAGCACTTGCACCTATTGAAGAACAGATGAACACCGTTCAG CCAATAGGAAGCATTGCAGAAAGGTTTCATGCCTTGTGCTTTAAAGATAGTGGTGTACTATATGAGGATCCATACATTCAG ATTGGCACAAAAGCAGATTGGCGGGCACATCATGGACAACTTGTCCTGTTCTTGGGAAATAAGAATACGGCTCCACTTGCTTCAGTGCAGGCTGTAATATTGTCTCCATCTCATTTGAGGATGGAACTATCATTAGTACCTGAGACTATTCCACCACGTGCGCAG GTTCAATGCCCACTTGAAGTTGTTAACCTACGTCCAAGTAGGGATGTCGCTGTTCTTGACTTCTCATATAAGTTCGGAACTCATTTG GTTAATGTTAAACTTCGCCTCCCTGCTGTCTTGAATAAGTTTTTCCAGCCTATCACAGTATCTGCAGAAGAATTTTTCCCACAATGGAGATCACTATCTGGGCCACCATTGAAGCTCCAAGAAGTG GTTAGAGGTGTAAAACCAATGGCACTTCTTGAAATGGCAAACTTGTTCAATAGTTTCCAGTTGGTTGTGTGTCCTGGACTT GATCCAAATCCAAATAATTTGGTTGCTAGCACAACTTTCTATTCAGAAAGTACGCGAGCCATGTTGTGTTTG GTAAGAATAGAAACGGATCCAGCTGATAGAACTCAACTGCGTATGACAGTTGCTTCTGGAGATCCTGCACTGACATTCGA GCTGAAGGAGTTCGTTAAGGAACAATTGGTTAGTATCCCTACAGCTCCTTGGGCAGCTGCACCACCCGTACCTCCACAACCTCAGCCAACCAGTCCACCACCAGCATCAGATCCTGGAGCATTGCTTGCTGGTTTGCTATAA